One genomic region from Anabaena sp. PCC 7108 encodes:
- a CDS encoding acyl-CoA dehydrogenase family protein, whose amino-acid sequence MQPLKQYWVAQRLEQDLGHPGNPDSMMSFKQVIDLDEKEEFPHEIIQWLYNWKLQHYYIPTECGGEFTTFDEFISFVRVLSRRDQTAAIAFTTMFWSYLTWMAGTEEQKQTLSSFMKDADGAMCLAYSEKAHGSDLLAGDMQATKVPGGYIMNGEKWPINRATISGVSFVLARTDEAGGARSLSLFMVEKSKIDPANYSHLPKILTHGVRGSDMSGIRFDNCFIPESMRLGAEGLGLELALKGFQITRALCAAFSQGAADTALRTTLKFALDRKLYGKTVFDMPQPKRTLTDAFLDILICDCATIGVARGFNSIPEQISVWSAVVKYFVTTTLETVVQNVSVVLGSRFYMREAHEWGIFQKVLRDNAIISMFDGSTVVNLHALLLQLRQLAKSRTKNAGRNPEALQKRLAITFDQTQPLPAFDGKKLELVNRGGDDVLQGLDLALTSLQDLKSDSNLDPDILYQIITFTEMVQEELNAFDQQVTASNFQFGHEQSPELFDMAKQYCVMHVAAACVHTWLHNRNHLGDFFASGDWLALSLRKLMLTFRPGKALPRRIDDGAITQELIRLYSEDRMFSIVPFQLAKSQQQEANNNATSTLQLQS is encoded by the coding sequence ATGCAGCCATTAAAGCAATATTGGGTTGCCCAAAGACTAGAACAGGATTTAGGTCATCCTGGCAATCCAGACAGTATGATGTCATTCAAACAGGTTATAGACCTGGATGAAAAAGAAGAATTTCCCCACGAAATTATCCAATGGCTCTATAACTGGAAACTCCAACACTATTACATCCCCACAGAGTGCGGGGGCGAATTCACAACCTTTGATGAATTTATATCTTTTGTGCGGGTCTTATCTCGGCGAGATCAAACCGCAGCGATCGCATTCACTACCATGTTTTGGTCATATTTAACATGGATGGCAGGGACAGAGGAACAAAAACAGACTCTTTCCAGCTTCATGAAAGATGCCGACGGTGCTATGTGCCTAGCTTATTCGGAAAAAGCACATGGTAGCGATTTATTAGCTGGTGATATGCAAGCCACGAAAGTTCCTGGTGGCTACATCATGAATGGGGAAAAATGGCCAATTAATCGTGCCACTATCTCTGGAGTATCTTTCGTATTAGCCAGAACTGATGAAGCAGGTGGGGCGCGTAGCCTTTCCTTATTCATGGTAGAAAAGAGCAAAATTGACCCAGCTAACTATAGCCACCTCCCCAAAATCCTGACTCATGGGGTACGGGGTTCGGATATGAGTGGTATTCGCTTTGATAACTGTTTTATTCCCGAATCAATGCGGTTGGGAGCAGAAGGACTAGGATTAGAACTAGCACTGAAAGGCTTTCAAATTACCAGGGCGCTATGTGCAGCCTTTTCTCAAGGTGCCGCAGATACAGCATTGCGTACCACCCTCAAATTTGCCCTAGACCGCAAATTGTATGGCAAAACAGTTTTCGATATGCCCCAACCCAAACGCACTCTCACCGATGCGTTTCTAGATATTTTAATTTGTGACTGTGCCACCATTGGAGTAGCCCGTGGATTTAACTCCATTCCAGAGCAAATCAGTGTTTGGTCCGCAGTCGTCAAATACTTTGTCACCACAACTTTGGAAACAGTGGTGCAGAACGTTTCCGTAGTTCTCGGCTCACGTTTTTATATGCGTGAAGCTCACGAATGGGGAATTTTCCAAAAAGTTTTACGAGATAACGCCATTATCAGTATGTTTGATGGCAGCACCGTCGTAAATCTTCATGCTCTGCTATTGCAATTGCGTCAGTTAGCTAAATCGCGCACCAAAAACGCTGGACGCAATCCAGAAGCACTACAAAAACGGCTGGCAATCACTTTTGATCAAACCCAGCCTTTACCAGCATTTGATGGCAAAAAACTGGAACTGGTAAATCGAGGTGGAGATGATGTCCTGCAAGGGTTAGACCTGGCATTAACATCTCTGCAAGACTTGAAGTCTGACTCTAACCTTGACCCAGATATTCTGTACCAAATCATCACCTTCACAGAAATGGTACAGGAGGAGCTAAATGCTTTTGATCAGCAGGTTACAGCTTCCAACTTCCAGTTTGGCCATGAGCAATCGCCAGAATTATTCGATATGGCGAAACAATACTGCGTCATGCACGTAGCGGCTGCTTGTGTGCATACGTGGCTTCATAACCGCAACCATCTGGGAGACTTCTTTGCCAGCGGGGACTGGTTAGCACTTAGCTTGCGTAAGCTAATGCTGACATTTCGTCCTGGGAAAGCATTACCTAGAAGGATCGACGACGGGGCAATCACCCAAGAATTGATCCGACTGTATAGCGAAGACCGGATGTTTTCCATCGTTCCTTTCCAACTTGCAAAATCTCAACAACAAGAGGCTAATAATAATGCAACTTCAACACTCCAACTCCAATCTTAG
- a CDS encoding fatty acyl-AMP ligase yields MTNISTLVELLRWRATHEMDKLAYMFLIDGKTEGAKLTYGELDRQARAIGALLQQHNGKGERALLLYPQGLDVIAAFLGSLYGGVIAIPVPPPDAGRLKRALPRLRAIVKDANAAFALTTKRFLSILQEAELDFPEFQQINWIVTEDIDLELADQWQDPQVSPETLAYLQYTSGSTSTPKGVMINHHNIMHHCGYLQKACGYDAQSVSITWMPYFHDYGLVEGLTVPLYNGHPCYVMSPLAFIKQPFRWLNAISRYRGTHSQAPNFAYEQCVGRVTDVQLDSLNLSSWVAAGNAAEPINPRVLEEFFEKFAPCGFRWETFAPAYGLAENTLLVSTSPREKPPVLCLVKTSEIERNKIVEATAWGEGVRAIPGCGQLVCDTKVAIVNPDTLTSCQLDEVGEVWVSDPSVADGYWHRPEESESTFRAYTADNKEGPFLRTGDLGFMKNGELFITGRIKDLIIIRGTNHYPQDLEWTVQQLHPCLRPDYGAAFSIDVDAVERLVIVQEVKRNPEDFNPEEVISSIQQAIAEIHELQVYAVVLAKPGNVLKTSSGKIQRRACKASFLAGELGVLANWSENPKFNANFRKLSDEIDSLLDQVQITS; encoded by the coding sequence ATGACAAACATCTCTACCTTGGTCGAACTACTACGCTGGCGTGCTACCCATGAGATGGACAAGCTCGCTTATATGTTTCTCATTGATGGAAAAACAGAAGGAGCCAAGTTAACCTACGGAGAACTTGACCGTCAAGCCCGTGCCATAGGCGCACTTTTACAGCAACACAATGGCAAAGGCGAGCGGGCATTATTGCTTTATCCTCAAGGACTGGATGTCATAGCAGCTTTTTTGGGTAGTCTTTATGGCGGTGTGATAGCGATACCAGTACCACCACCCGATGCAGGAAGACTAAAGCGAGCATTGCCTCGGTTACGGGCAATCGTCAAAGATGCAAATGCTGCCTTTGCCCTAACCACTAAGCGGTTTTTAAGTATTTTACAAGAAGCAGAATTAGATTTTCCCGAATTTCAGCAAATAAATTGGATAGTCACTGAAGACATTGACTTAGAACTGGCAGACCAGTGGCAAGATCCTCAAGTTAGCCCAGAGACCCTGGCATATCTGCAATACACATCTGGGTCTACTTCCACTCCCAAAGGAGTGATGATCAATCATCACAACATCATGCACCATTGCGGCTATTTACAAAAAGCCTGTGGCTATGATGCACAAAGTGTTTCCATCACTTGGATGCCTTACTTCCATGATTACGGGCTAGTAGAAGGATTAACTGTGCCACTGTACAACGGTCATCCTTGCTACGTAATGTCCCCTCTAGCTTTTATCAAACAACCATTTCGTTGGCTTAATGCCATTTCGCGCTATCGGGGTACACACAGTCAAGCTCCCAACTTTGCCTATGAGCAATGTGTTGGGCGTGTCACCGACGTGCAACTGGATAGCCTCAATCTCAGCAGTTGGGTAGCGGCAGGTAATGCGGCAGAACCAATCAATCCCAGGGTGTTAGAAGAGTTCTTTGAAAAATTTGCTCCTTGTGGATTCCGTTGGGAAACCTTCGCCCCCGCTTATGGATTAGCAGAAAACACACTTTTAGTATCAACAAGTCCCAGAGAAAAACCGCCTGTACTCTGCCTAGTCAAAACATCAGAAATTGAAAGAAACAAAATTGTTGAAGCCACAGCTTGGGGAGAAGGAGTACGGGCTATTCCTGGATGTGGTCAATTAGTTTGTGATACCAAAGTAGCAATTGTTAACCCCGACACACTCACCAGTTGCCAACTTGATGAAGTCGGAGAAGTTTGGGTATCTGACCCCAGTGTAGCAGACGGTTATTGGCATCGCCCCGAAGAAAGTGAAAGTACCTTCCGTGCTTATACAGCCGATAACAAGGAGGGACCATTTCTACGGACAGGCGATCTGGGTTTTATGAAAAATGGTGAATTATTTATCACTGGACGGATTAAAGACCTGATTATTATCCGGGGTACTAACCACTATCCTCAAGACCTAGAGTGGACAGTGCAGCAACTTCATCCTTGCCTCCGTCCCGACTATGGTGCAGCCTTCTCCATAGATGTAGATGCAGTTGAGCGACTGGTAATAGTGCAGGAAGTCAAACGCAATCCCGAAGATTTTAACCCAGAAGAGGTAATTAGCAGCATTCAGCAAGCGATCGCCGAAATTCATGAACTTCAAGTCTACGCGGTTGTTCTCGCCAAGCCGGGTAATGTCCTCAAAACCTCTAGTGGCAAAATTCAGCGCCGGGCTTGTAAAGCCAGTTTCCTCGCAGGTGAATTAGGAGTATTAGCTAACTGGAGTGAAAACCCTAAATTTAACGCCAACTTCCGTAAATTATCAGATGAAATCGATTCCTTGCTAGATCAAGTGCAAATTACCTCCTAA
- a CDS encoding MBOAT family protein: MLILFSIPYFTVRYIAKSLNLWKGAFDAFGLAAMSLFLFLNASKSSFAIFICEIIFNYIMVWLMLRQTGWKAKAIATVVVVIDIAILAYFKYLNFFIEDVLGLLIPGLSETWQSRNIPGLGSIPPGLSFYTFQMVAFVVDSYTSKKKQPISALDYVNFASFFPQVVAGPIERRADFFPQIENFTFKFTFDNFEAGFRWLSLGLFMKFVLADNISPYIKVAQVDNPWLVWFFAFLFTLQIYFDFGGYSFIALGLAKFLGINLTINFLAPYTSQSINEFWRRWHVTLSTWFRDYVFLPLMGRNMKWAPFYLFITFTLSGFWHGAAWNFIIWGAYHGLLLLVIRYAGRPFYKLLSQQKFLMPQFISWALTFGSVILGCLFFMETNTYRLLEKLKVIVTPWNYSLSNLGEAFTFLNANGGGTLALALLLAMGVLLMEQIGVWQQRECEYDILLSPWMSRILFALTILLAATAPSPFIYFEF; the protein is encoded by the coding sequence GTGCTAATACTATTCAGCATTCCTTACTTCACAGTTCGCTATATTGCTAAGTCTTTAAACCTCTGGAAAGGTGCTTTTGATGCCTTTGGTTTGGCAGCAATGTCGTTGTTCTTGTTTCTTAACGCCTCTAAATCTAGCTTTGCCATTTTCATCTGTGAAATCATCTTTAACTACATCATGGTGTGGTTGATGTTGCGACAAACAGGATGGAAAGCCAAGGCAATAGCTACGGTTGTAGTAGTGATAGATATTGCTATCCTGGCCTATTTCAAATATCTGAACTTCTTTATAGAGGACGTTTTAGGGTTATTAATACCAGGATTATCAGAAACTTGGCAGTCGCGGAATATTCCTGGATTAGGTTCAATTCCACCAGGATTATCCTTTTACACTTTCCAAATGGTGGCGTTTGTCGTTGACTCTTACACCAGTAAAAAGAAACAACCGATTAGTGCATTAGATTACGTCAACTTTGCGTCATTTTTTCCCCAAGTAGTAGCAGGTCCGATTGAACGTCGGGCTGATTTCTTTCCCCAGATTGAAAATTTCACTTTTAAATTCACATTTGATAATTTTGAAGCTGGTTTTCGCTGGCTTTCCTTGGGGTTATTTATGAAGTTTGTCTTGGCTGACAATATTTCACCCTACATCAAAGTAGCTCAAGTTGATAATCCCTGGTTAGTCTGGTTTTTTGCATTTTTATTTACCCTGCAAATTTACTTTGATTTTGGTGGATATAGTTTTATTGCCTTGGGTTTAGCCAAATTTCTAGGTATTAACTTAACCATTAATTTCCTTGCTCCTTATACTTCCCAAAGTATTAACGAGTTTTGGCGCAGGTGGCACGTTACTCTCAGCACTTGGTTTCGGGATTATGTTTTTCTACCGCTAATGGGTAGAAATATGAAGTGGGCTCCATTTTATTTATTTATTACATTTACCCTATCTGGCTTTTGGCATGGAGCGGCTTGGAACTTCATTATTTGGGGAGCTTACCACGGACTACTGCTATTAGTAATACGCTATGCCGGACGACCTTTTTATAAATTACTATCTCAGCAAAAGTTCCTCATGCCTCAGTTTATTTCCTGGGCTTTAACCTTTGGCTCGGTGATTCTGGGATGTTTGTTTTTCATGGAAACCAATACTTATCGGTTGCTAGAAAAGTTGAAAGTTATCGTTACTCCCTGGAATTATTCTCTGAGCAATTTGGGTGAGGCTTTCACATTTTTGAATGCCAATGGGGGGGGAACTCTGGCATTAGCTTTGTTACTGGCAATGGGAGTTTTGTTGATGGAACAAATTGGCGTTTGGCAACAACGGGAGTGTGAATACGATATATTACTTTCTCCGTGGATGTCGCGGATACTATTTGCTCTGACTATCTTGTTAGCTGCTACTGCACCTTCTCCGTTCATCTACTTTGAGTTTTAG
- a CDS encoding acyl carrier protein yields the protein MQLQHSNSNLSTTTAVDTIQGWLINQIAKQLGINAQTIKVTEPLTRYGLDSIDSVTIVGDMEDWLDAELPSTLLWDYPTIEKAANYLVSELSVLPSEAMASQPVASVSKPKEEVSQGKGWGGLWNKISGS from the coding sequence ATGCAACTTCAACACTCCAACTCCAATCTTAGTACCACTACTGCTGTTGATACCATCCAAGGGTGGTTGATTAACCAAATTGCCAAACAATTGGGAATTAATGCTCAAACCATCAAAGTTACTGAACCTTTGACTCGCTATGGTCTAGACTCTATCGACTCAGTAACCATCGTTGGTGATATGGAAGATTGGCTAGATGCAGAACTTCCTTCCACCTTACTTTGGGACTATCCCACCATTGAAAAAGCAGCTAATTACTTGGTTAGCGAACTGAGTGTATTGCCTTCTGAAGCCATGGCTTCCCAGCCAGTAGCATCTGTTAGCAAACCTAAAGAAGAAGTTTCCCAAGGCAAAGGCTGGGGAGGTCTTTGGAACAAAATTAGTGGTAGCTGA